From Providencia sp. R33, a single genomic window includes:
- the trmN gene encoding tRNA(1)(Val) (adenine(37)-N(6))-methyltransferase TrmN, whose product MSEQKKSYRKGGFTFKQFFVAHDQCAMKVGTDGVLLGAWAPVDDVQSVLDIGSGSGLVALMLAQRQQNAHIDAVELDEQAAHQAGVNFVESPWAKRLSIINQDIIHYSQHSHTQYDLIVSNPPYFEPAVACRDVQRDQARYTGALTHDVLLECAQRCLKKNGLFCLVLPYEVGEKVQAMAEGSGWFTALRVNVSDKPATPFHRMLLGLRLANSHTQVSHLALKAPNGEYTEDFRALIQPFYLKY is encoded by the coding sequence ATGAGCGAGCAGAAAAAAAGCTACCGAAAGGGTGGGTTTACATTTAAACAGTTTTTTGTGGCCCATGACCAATGTGCAATGAAAGTGGGAACTGATGGTGTGTTATTAGGGGCGTGGGCGCCTGTTGATGATGTTCAATCTGTATTGGATATTGGCAGTGGGAGCGGGTTAGTTGCACTGATGCTGGCGCAGCGTCAACAAAATGCCCACATTGATGCGGTTGAATTAGACGAGCAAGCTGCACATCAAGCCGGGGTAAATTTTGTCGAGTCACCTTGGGCGAAGCGATTAAGCATTATTAATCAGGATATTATCCACTATAGTCAGCATTCACATACTCAATATGATTTGATTGTGAGCAACCCACCTTATTTCGAGCCTGCGGTAGCGTGCCGAGATGTACAGCGTGACCAAGCGCGCTACACGGGGGCATTAACTCATGACGTATTATTAGAATGTGCGCAGCGTTGTTTAAAGAAAAATGGGCTGTTTTGCTTAGTGTTGCCGTATGAAGTAGGTGAAAAAGTGCAAGCCATGGCTGAAGGGAGCGGGTGGTTTACAGCGCTGAGAGTCAATGTGAGTGATAAACCAGCAACGCCATTTCACCGCATGTTATTAGGCTTGCGATTAGCGAATTCACACACTCAGGTGAGTCATTTAGCGCTAAAAGCACCGAACGGCGAATACACTGAGGATTTTCGTGCATTGATCCAGCCGTTCTACCTTAAATATTGA
- the rseA gene encoding anti-sigma-E factor RseA → MQREKLSAMMDGEALDLELVNAISCDSTLKQRWESYHLIRDTLRNDTGDVMHFDIASKVAAALENEAVRINPQVVVESQPEPATWGTFPFWGKIRPWASQITQIGVAACVSLAVIVGVQQYNQSNAVDSTVDEPMFNTIPVGSGAPVSLNISDNQLFGNEQQLQQVEQQNQRINAMLQQYEIERRSMLNQQYQQSEQPASAAGVKLK, encoded by the coding sequence ATGCAAAGAGAGAAACTTTCCGCAATGATGGATGGCGAGGCTCTAGATTTAGAGCTTGTGAATGCCATTTCATGTGATTCAACGTTAAAGCAACGTTGGGAGAGCTATCATCTTATTCGTGATACTCTGCGTAATGATACTGGCGATGTCATGCATTTTGATATAGCAAGTAAAGTTGCGGCAGCATTAGAGAATGAAGCTGTGCGTATTAATCCTCAGGTAGTTGTCGAATCGCAGCCTGAACCTGCGACTTGGGGTACTTTCCCGTTCTGGGGTAAAATCCGTCCTTGGGCAAGCCAAATAACTCAAATTGGTGTTGCGGCATGTGTTTCATTAGCCGTTATTGTAGGCGTACAGCAGTACAATCAAAGTAATGCTGTTGATTCCACAGTTGATGAGCCAATGTTTAATACCATCCCTGTTGGAAGTGGCGCGCCTGTGAGCCTGAACATTTCAGACAACCAATTATTTGGCAATGAACAGCAACTTCAACAGGTTGAACAGCAAAATCAACGTATTAATGCGATGCTGCAACAATACGAAATTGAAAGACGCTCGATGCTGAACCAGCAATATCAACAAT
- the nadB gene encoding L-aspartate oxidase — MNGSTQHYTDILIIGSGVAGLSAALRLAPFHQVTILSKSRLSEGASYYAQGGIAAVFDDTDSIESHVEDTLIAGAGICHKEAVEFIASNAKDCVQWLIKQGVLFDTEITESGETQYHLTREGGHSHRRILHHADATGKEVETTLVDLAFAHPNIHIKERYNAVDLILSEDNTPSRILGAYVWNRKQEQVETIRAKTVILATGGAAKVYQYTTNPDISSGDGIAMAWRAGCRVANLEFNQFHPTCLFHPQARNFLLTEALRGEGAYLKRPDGSRFMPDYDEREELAPRDIVARAIDHEMKRLGADCMYLDISHKPADFVQHHFPTIYAKLITLGLDITKEPIPIVPAAHYTCGGVIVDQTGMTDIANLYAIGEVSYTGLHGANRMASNSLLECLVYGWSAAENIKSTLQNIGEVPHLPEWDESRVHNSDEQVVIQHNWHELRLFMWDYMGIVRTTKRLERALRRIHLLQQEIHDYYANFRISNNLLELRNLVQVAELMVRCALERKESRGLHYTLDYPDMLENSGPTVLKPE; from the coding sequence ATGAACGGATCCACACAGCATTACACTGATATTTTAATCATTGGCAGTGGTGTCGCAGGACTATCCGCAGCCTTACGCCTTGCCCCTTTTCATCAAGTGACTATTTTGAGTAAAAGCCGCTTGAGCGAAGGAGCTTCTTATTATGCCCAAGGCGGTATTGCCGCCGTATTTGATGATACCGACAGCATAGAATCCCATGTAGAAGACACGCTTATTGCAGGTGCTGGCATTTGCCATAAAGAAGCCGTTGAATTTATCGCTTCAAACGCAAAGGATTGCGTACAGTGGCTTATTAAACAAGGGGTTTTATTCGATACAGAAATCACAGAAAGTGGAGAAACCCAGTACCATTTAACGCGAGAAGGCGGCCACAGCCATCGTCGGATACTTCATCATGCTGATGCGACAGGAAAAGAAGTCGAAACCACTCTTGTTGATCTTGCTTTTGCTCACCCAAATATCCATATAAAAGAACGCTATAACGCCGTTGACTTAATCCTATCCGAAGACAACACACCATCACGTATTTTGGGTGCTTATGTTTGGAATCGAAAACAAGAACAAGTAGAAACGATCCGCGCCAAAACCGTTATTTTAGCCACTGGCGGCGCAGCAAAAGTCTATCAATACACCACTAATCCGGATATTTCGTCAGGGGATGGCATTGCCATGGCGTGGCGGGCTGGTTGCCGTGTTGCTAACTTAGAATTCAACCAATTTCACCCCACTTGTTTGTTCCACCCACAAGCGCGAAACTTCTTACTTACCGAAGCATTACGGGGTGAAGGTGCCTATTTAAAACGCCCTGATGGCAGCCGCTTTATGCCTGATTATGACGAAAGAGAAGAGTTGGCACCTCGTGATATTGTTGCACGTGCCATTGACCATGAAATGAAACGCCTTGGTGCAGACTGTATGTATCTTGATATCAGCCATAAGCCAGCCGATTTTGTGCAGCATCATTTCCCAACCATTTATGCCAAGCTAATAACACTAGGGTTAGATATCACCAAAGAGCCTATCCCTATCGTCCCTGCCGCGCATTATACCTGCGGCGGGGTGATTGTTGACCAAACGGGTATGACCGATATTGCTAACTTATATGCTATTGGTGAAGTCAGTTATACTGGCCTACACGGCGCGAACCGTATGGCATCTAATTCATTGTTGGAATGCCTAGTATATGGCTGGTCAGCCGCAGAAAACATCAAATCAACACTGCAAAATATTGGTGAAGTACCGCACTTACCTGAGTGGGATGAAAGCCGGGTACATAACTCCGATGAACAAGTTGTAATCCAGCATAACTGGCATGAATTACGTTTATTTATGTGGGACTACATGGGGATTGTGAGAACAACTAAACGTCTCGAACGTGCACTCCGCCGCATTCATTTATTGCAACAAGAAATTCACGACTATTATGCTAACTTTCGTATTTCCAATAACTTACTGGAGCTACGAAACCTCGTGCAAGTTGCAGAATTAATGGTGCGATGTGCATTAGAGCGCAAAGAAAGCCGTGGACTGCATTACACATTAGACTACCCAGATATGTTAGAAAATTCAGGACCCACTGTTTTAAAGCCTGAATAA
- the rpoE gene encoding RNA polymerase sigma factor RpoE, protein MSEQLTDQLLVEKVQKGDQQAFNLLVIKYQHKVASLVSRYVPQADVPDVAQESFIKAYRAIGSFRGDSAFYTWLYRIAVNTAKNYLVAQDRRPPASDLEASDAENFESAGALKEISNPENLMLSEELKKVVFKTIESLPEDLRMAITLRELDGLSYEEIAEIMDCPVGTVRSRIFRAREAIDNKVQPLIQQH, encoded by the coding sequence ATGAGCGAGCAATTAACGGACCAATTATTGGTTGAAAAGGTACAAAAAGGCGATCAACAAGCTTTCAACTTACTGGTAATTAAATACCAGCACAAAGTTGCTAGTTTAGTATCTCGTTATGTGCCGCAAGCGGACGTGCCTGATGTGGCACAAGAATCATTTATAAAAGCGTATCGCGCTATTGGCTCGTTTCGTGGTGACAGCGCATTTTATACTTGGCTTTATCGTATTGCGGTCAATACGGCTAAAAATTATTTAGTTGCGCAAGATAGACGCCCTCCCGCGTCAGACCTTGAAGCGAGTGATGCTGAAAACTTTGAGAGCGCTGGTGCTTTAAAAGAAATTTCGAACCCAGAGAACTTAATGTTGTCTGAAGAATTAAAGAAAGTTGTTTTCAAAACCATCGAATCGTTGCCTGAAGATTTACGAATGGCGATCACGCTCCGTGAACTTGATGGTTTGAGCTATGAAGAAATCGCTGAAATTATGGATTGCCCAGTAGGTACTGTACGTTCACGTATTTTTAGGGCGAGGGAAGCGATTGATAATAAAGTACAACCTCTGATTCAACAGCACTAA